The genomic interval ACACTTGATATCGCAGCGGCGCGGGCCGGCGAGTGGTATGACATAGTTGCCGACCGGGCGCTGATGGACCGGATCATCAACTCGGGGTTAACGTACGAGGTGCGTGTTCTTGACATTGACTACGCCAAAGAAAATGTCAGGGCGCAATACCATTCGTATGCCGAGGTAACCACGCTGCTAAGGAACATGGCGGGCAGCTACCCTTCAATATGCAAACTGGATTCTCTCCCCTTGAGGACCTATGAGGGCAGGTGGCTCTACGGCGTCAAGATATCCGACGAACCAAGCATTGAAGACCCGAACGAACCGGGATTACTGATTGATGCGCTGCACCATTCACGGGAATGGGCGACGATCGAACTCGTGCTTTTCTTCGCCGATTCTATGCTTAAATCCTACGGGGTCGTGCCCCAGATCACCAATATCATCAACAGCACTGAGATTTATTGTTTCCCGATCATAAATGCCGATGGGTATGTCTATGATTATCCGGCGGGAAACTGGTGGCGCAGGAACCGCGAGCCTTTTGGCGGCGGCATAGGAAATGATCCTAATCGCAACTATCCGGCAAGTGCGGGCATACTCAGCGGCGATTGGGGTGCGGTTGATGGCGGTAAAGCCACGCACTACCCCGACGATGACCTTTTCTGCGGCCCCTGGCCCAATTCCGGCGATGAAACCCGGGCGTTAGTCCAATACGCGAAGTCCCATGTCATCAACGCATACATGAGTTATCACAGTTACAGTGAGTACCTTATGTGGGGATGGGGCTTCACGACCGGCGA from bacterium carries:
- a CDS encoding M14 family zinc carboxypeptidase; this encodes MNKIVVVLLVLGSLAISQHMIVRVYTSSQQDLKLLSEKTLDIAAARAGEWYDIVADRALMDRIINSGLTYEVRVLDIDYAKENVRAQYHSYAEVTTLLRNMAGSYPSICKLDSLPLRTYEGRWLYGVKISDEPSIEDPNEPGLLIDALHHSREWATIELVLFFADSMLKSYGVVPQITNIINSTEIYCFPIINADGYVYDYPAGNWWRRNREPFGGGIGNDPNRNYPASAGILSGDWGAVDGGKATHYPDDDLFCGPWPNSGDETRALVQYAKSHVINAYMSYHSYSEYLMWGWGFTTGDIPDATLCTQKGNYMASLITRLGGGTYLPGQIPEILYSVSGSSIDWFYSWNHYV